A genomic region of Pyrus communis chromosome 14, drPyrComm1.1, whole genome shotgun sequence contains the following coding sequences:
- the LOC137714692 gene encoding pectinesterase inhibitor 1-like, with product MELIINSRILLVVMSISSLLFSSCQGSSAPIPQVDAALEKICAKTDNPGLCSSTILPSEHGAADPISALQIEIKACLNRMQQALAQFKKLGGLSASDMSTVQVCQEEYESAVDDLNGATDAIVAHDVGTIQTRLSGVITYLGTCDDAVAESPGFKLPFKDEDIVTLRKLASNCMAISTLLH from the coding sequence ATGGAGCTCATCATCAACAGCCGCATCCTCCTCGTAGTCATGTCCATCtcttctctcctcttctcttcctgtCAAGGCTCATCAGCCCCAATCCCACAGGTGGATGCGGCTCTTGAAAAAATCTGCGCAAAAACTGATAACCCTGGTCTTTGCTCCAGCACCATCCTTCCTTCTGAACACGGTGCTGCCGACCCTATCAGCGCGCTTCAGATAGAGATTAAAGCATGCTTGAACCGCATGCAACAGGCCCTCGCCCAGTTCAAGAAGCTGGGTGGCCTTTCCGCATCAGATATGTCGACTGTCCAAGTATGCCAAGAAGAATACGAATCCGCAGTTGATGACCTCAACGGTGCTACTGATGCGATTGTCGCACACGATGTTGGCACAATACAAACCAGGCTCAGCGGAGTGATTACCTATTTGGGCACGTGTGATGATGCCGTCGCTGAGTCTCCGGGGTTCAAGTTGCCCTTCAAGGATGAGGATATTGTTACATTGCGTAAGCTGGCTAGCAATTGCATGGCCATCTCGACGCTGCTCCATtag